The Streptomyces camelliae genome window below encodes:
- a CDS encoding NAD(P)/FAD-dependent oxidoreductase has product MTAPTTGRVVVAGASMGGLRAAEQLRAAGWTGTITVIGDEPHMPYNRPPLSKEVLAGKAPFESLAFTPKAAAADVEWRLGTRVVAADLDRRVVELDDGAAISYDGLVVATGMRPRRLRCPGPLTGRHTVRTLADAQGLRDELTRPGARVVVVGAGFIGCEVAATAVGLGVREVTVVDPFPLPMVGPLGELLGRALLKRHEERGVRFALGTGVSGFEGEDRVTRVVLSDGTVLPADVVVESVGSVANVEWLEGNGLDLSDGVLTCEQLRVGGRPEVVAVGDVARFPNARYDGVPRRVEHWSIPTDTAKHAAKALVAHLTGTDAELAPFAPLQTFWSDQHDFRLQSFGAPVLGKDDVRVLDGDPDGDVLVGYHTGGRLVGVVALGGQAAAMGAARYRAQLLKQPALTA; this is encoded by the coding sequence ATGACCGCACCCACGACCGGACGTGTCGTCGTCGCCGGCGCCTCCATGGGCGGCCTGCGCGCCGCCGAACAACTGCGCGCCGCGGGCTGGACCGGGACGATCACCGTCATCGGCGACGAGCCCCACATGCCCTACAACCGCCCCCCGCTGTCCAAGGAGGTGCTGGCCGGCAAGGCACCCTTCGAGTCGCTCGCCTTCACGCCGAAGGCAGCCGCCGCCGACGTGGAGTGGCGGCTGGGCACGAGGGTCGTCGCGGCCGACCTCGACCGGCGCGTCGTCGAACTCGACGACGGCGCGGCGATCTCGTACGACGGACTGGTCGTCGCCACCGGCATGCGGCCCCGGCGCCTGCGCTGCCCCGGACCGCTCACCGGCCGCCACACCGTCCGCACCCTGGCCGACGCCCAGGGCCTGCGCGACGAGCTGACCCGCCCTGGTGCCCGCGTGGTCGTGGTCGGCGCCGGCTTCATCGGCTGCGAGGTCGCCGCCACCGCCGTGGGCCTCGGCGTCCGCGAGGTGACCGTCGTCGATCCGTTCCCCCTGCCCATGGTCGGCCCGCTCGGCGAACTGCTGGGTCGCGCGCTGCTGAAGCGGCACGAGGAGCGCGGGGTGCGCTTCGCGCTGGGCACCGGAGTGTCCGGTTTCGAGGGCGAGGACCGGGTCACCAGGGTCGTGCTGAGCGACGGCACTGTGCTGCCCGCCGATGTGGTCGTGGAGTCGGTCGGCTCCGTGGCCAACGTCGAGTGGCTGGAGGGCAACGGCCTCGACCTCAGTGACGGCGTCCTCACCTGCGAGCAGCTGCGGGTCGGGGGACGGCCGGAGGTCGTCGCGGTCGGTGACGTCGCCCGCTTCCCCAACGCCCGCTACGACGGCGTACCCCGGCGTGTCGAGCACTGGTCGATCCCCACCGACACGGCCAAGCACGCCGCGAAGGCCCTCGTCGCCCATCTCACCGGTACGGACGCGGAGTTGGCGCCCTTCGCCCCGCTGCAGACGTTCTGGAGCGACCAGCACGACTTCCGGCTGCAGTCCTTCGGCGCGCCCGTCCTGGGCAAGGACGACGTACGGGTCCTGGACGGCGACCCCGACGGTGACGTGCTGGTCGGATATCACACCGGTGGCCGGCTCGTCGGCGTCGTCGCGCTCGGCGGTCAGGCCGCCGCGATGGGCGCCGCCCGCTATCGCGCCCAGTTGCTCAAGCAGCCCGCCCTCACCGCGTAA
- a CDS encoding type 1 glutamine amidotransferase — translation MRALVIQHDHVTDPGPVGARLVQRGYDLSVVTVVPEHRHHAPDVAFDFPAADDWDLIVSLGAPWSVYDETAVGSWIGGELALLRKAHHLGVPVLGVCFGAQALATALGGSVEASPRPEIGWVGVDTDDPELIGPGPWFQWHYDRCLLPPGAEEVARDSVCTQAFRLGRSLGVQFHPEITPTTVRRYLELGGAEQCLHHGVDPGELLTRTRDLATTTRANARRLVDGFLDRVANTPG, via the coding sequence GTGCGCGCGCTCGTCATCCAGCACGACCACGTGACCGACCCCGGTCCGGTCGGGGCCCGGCTCGTGCAGCGCGGATACGACCTGAGCGTCGTGACCGTCGTACCCGAACACCGCCACCACGCGCCGGACGTGGCCTTCGACTTCCCGGCCGCCGACGACTGGGACCTGATCGTGTCGCTCGGCGCGCCCTGGTCGGTGTACGACGAGACGGCCGTGGGTTCCTGGATCGGCGGAGAGCTGGCGCTGTTGCGCAAGGCCCATCACCTCGGCGTTCCGGTGCTCGGGGTCTGTTTCGGCGCTCAGGCACTGGCCACCGCGCTCGGGGGCTCGGTCGAGGCGTCGCCGCGCCCGGAGATCGGCTGGGTCGGGGTCGACACCGACGATCCCGAACTGATCGGCCCGGGCCCGTGGTTCCAGTGGCACTACGACCGCTGCCTCCTGCCCCCCGGAGCCGAGGAGGTGGCCCGCGACTCCGTGTGCACCCAGGCGTTCCGGCTCGGGCGGAGCCTGGGGGTGCAGTTCCATCCGGAGATCACGCCCACCACCGTGCGCCGGTACCTGGAGCTCGGCGGCGCCGAGCAGTGCCTGCACCACGGCGTGGACCCCGGTGAGCTGCTCACCCGGACAAGGGACCTGGCGACGACGACCCGCGCGAACGCCCGCCGCCTTGTCGACGGGTTTCTCGACCGGGTGGCGAACACGCCCGGCTGA
- a CDS encoding APC family permease, which yields MDSQTVQRNQTVQDEPTAGRLKPNSLGVLGILFFVLSAQAPLTGIAGAVPIAVAIGNGAGAPAAYAGAGVVILLFSVGFVAMGRHVVDAGAFYTYIGKGLGRPTGSGSASVALFAYCAVQAAMYGLYGSIVSGLVDHYTGLNAPWWVWALVTMAIVQALGAAGIEMGARVLAVFVLAEFSILLVFALVTLFKGGGPEGLGFTDSFSPHAALQGAPGVALMFAVASMFGFEATAIYGEEAREPRKTVPRATYLSVAVITGFFAFTSWMLVSAHGASRATAEAGKALASGDATAWVFAPITAQFGAWVGDVLPILLATSLFAGILAFHNSANRYLFSLGRDGLLPHGLTAINRRHSPWVAGSVQTVVALLLVMPFALLGKDPVLTLFSWFSGVAVLGIMLLYLLTSVSVVVFFRRERLDARPWNTLIAPILGALGIAGAIWLIMANFTTLIGGDSTTATWLELAVPAVLVLGVVAARVTRDRATDEA from the coding sequence GTGGACAGTCAAACGGTCCAGAGAAACCAGACCGTGCAGGACGAACCCACCGCTGGCCGACTCAAGCCCAACTCCCTCGGCGTCCTCGGCATCCTCTTCTTCGTCCTCTCCGCGCAGGCGCCCCTGACCGGCATTGCCGGGGCCGTGCCCATTGCCGTGGCCATCGGCAACGGCGCGGGGGCGCCCGCCGCCTACGCCGGGGCCGGCGTCGTGATCCTGCTGTTCTCTGTCGGCTTCGTCGCCATGGGACGCCACGTCGTGGACGCCGGCGCCTTCTACACGTACATCGGCAAGGGGCTCGGCCGTCCCACCGGGTCCGGCAGCGCGAGTGTCGCGCTCTTCGCCTACTGCGCGGTCCAGGCCGCCATGTACGGGCTGTACGGATCCATCGTCAGCGGCCTGGTCGACCACTACACCGGCCTGAACGCCCCCTGGTGGGTCTGGGCCCTGGTCACCATGGCGATCGTCCAGGCCCTCGGTGCGGCGGGCATCGAGATGGGCGCCAGGGTGCTGGCCGTGTTCGTCCTGGCCGAGTTCAGCATCCTGCTCGTCTTCGCCCTGGTCACCCTCTTCAAGGGCGGCGGCCCCGAGGGGCTGGGCTTCACCGACAGCTTCTCGCCCCACGCCGCGCTCCAGGGTGCTCCCGGCGTGGCCCTGATGTTCGCCGTGGCGTCGATGTTCGGCTTCGAGGCCACCGCCATCTACGGCGAGGAGGCGCGCGAGCCCCGTAAGACCGTGCCCCGGGCGACGTACCTCTCCGTCGCCGTGATCACCGGCTTCTTCGCCTTCACCTCGTGGATGCTGGTCTCCGCCCACGGTGCCTCCCGCGCCACCGCCGAGGCGGGCAAGGCGCTGGCGAGCGGTGACGCCACGGCATGGGTCTTCGCACCGATCACCGCGCAGTTCGGCGCCTGGGTGGGCGACGTCCTGCCGATCCTCCTGGCGACCTCCCTCTTCGCCGGCATCCTGGCCTTCCACAACTCCGCCAACCGCTACCTCTTCTCCCTGGGCCGCGACGGCCTGCTGCCCCACGGGCTGACCGCGATCAACCGGCGTCACTCGCCGTGGGTGGCGGGCAGCGTGCAGACCGTGGTCGCTCTGCTGCTCGTCATGCCCTTCGCGCTGCTGGGCAAGGACCCGGTGCTGACCCTCTTCTCGTGGTTCAGCGGGGTGGCTGTGCTGGGGATCATGCTCCTGTACCTGCTGACCTCCGTGTCGGTGGTGGTGTTCTTCCGGCGCGAGCGGCTGGATGCCCGCCCCTGGAACACTCTGATCGCCCCCATCCTGGGCGCGCTCGGCATCGCCGGTGCGATCTGGCTGATCATGGCCAACTTCACGACCCTCATCGGCGGCGACTCGACCACGGCGACCTGGCTCGAACTCGCCGTCCCGGCGGTCCTGGTCCTCGGCGTCGTCGCCGCCCGCGTGACGCGTGACCGGGCGACGGACGAGGCCTGA
- a CDS encoding acetoacetate decarboxylase family protein has translation MSTVRGYFHPKTASGASSLIPSPPWRYSGDLLTVEYRTDPARVRELLPEPLELADEDPGAVALIWADWQSCSGSGQELLDPVLAQYKEAFAVVRCKYRGQTYTRCVYIWVDKDFAIARGLHQGYPKKLGSIHQTRPHPYGPAPRIEAGARFGATLAAADRRLAQAVVTLREPSETNGFVNAHPMAHHRWLPSIEKGKGLALDELIESGAASFEGGQPWRGDAELELFEAPTEELARLEIREPIAAYYRQVGVVWDGGRLLESGTSGAE, from the coding sequence ATGTCCACTGTCCGTGGTTACTTCCACCCCAAGACAGCGAGCGGTGCCTCCTCGCTGATCCCGTCCCCGCCGTGGCGCTACTCCGGCGACCTGCTGACCGTCGAGTACCGCACGGATCCCGCGCGGGTGCGTGAACTGCTTCCCGAGCCGCTGGAGTTGGCGGACGAGGACCCGGGCGCCGTGGCGCTGATCTGGGCCGATTGGCAGTCCTGCTCGGGTTCTGGTCAGGAGCTGTTGGACCCGGTACTGGCCCAGTACAAGGAGGCGTTCGCGGTCGTGCGCTGCAAGTACCGGGGGCAGACCTACACCCGCTGCGTGTACATCTGGGTCGACAAGGACTTCGCGATTGCGCGCGGGCTGCACCAGGGCTATCCGAAGAAGCTCGGCTCGATCCACCAGACCCGCCCGCACCCCTACGGGCCCGCACCGCGCATCGAGGCCGGCGCCCGCTTCGGGGCGACCCTCGCCGCCGCCGACCGGCGCCTCGCCCAGGCCGTGGTCACCCTGCGTGAGCCGTCGGAGACCAACGGTTTCGTCAACGCCCACCCCATGGCCCACCACCGCTGGCTGCCCTCCATCGAGAAGGGCAAGGGCCTGGCGCTCGACGAGCTGATCGAGTCCGGCGCCGCCTCCTTCGAGGGCGGGCAGCCGTGGCGCGGTGACGCCGAGCTGGAGCTGTTCGAGGCGCCCACCGAGGAACTGGCACGCCTGGAGATCCGCGAACCGATCGCCGCCTACTACCGGCAGGTCGGCGTCGTCTGGGACGGCGGCCGGCTGCTGGAGTCCGGCACGTCCGGCGCCGAGTAA
- a CDS encoding aldehyde dehydrogenase gives MTEHTLTVAGVAVDTRHWIGGERVASTETFTDVSPIDGSLLGEISRGTAMEAAAAVAAAKAAFPAWAATPRAERARILHAVADGVEKRLEELAIVETCDNGALLRSHRRGVMPRVAHNFRFFADWLLKLEHEDFETRGHTNHVSWDPAGPCVLITPWNAPLMLATWKVAPALAAGNTVILKPAEWTPLTASLLADIAAEAGLPAGVLNVVQGYGSEIGDALTSHPDVRRISFTGSVPTAKRISASAAANLTPLSLELGGKSPLLVFADADLDLAVDLAVEQYDNAGQVCLAATRFLVQESVAEEFTRRFVEKAGQLTQGDPRDEATDIGPNIHPRQLEKIDGFVQRAIAAGARAVIGGHRKDGQYYAPTLLTDVAQDSEIVQEEVFGPVLTLQTFATEDEAVRLANDTRFGLAATLATGDPERAERVTAQLVAGTVWTNCFFVRDLQAPFGGSRHSGVGREGGTWSFDFYCDVKNTVTAPNGWRNHG, from the coding sequence ATGACCGAGCACACCCTCACGGTGGCCGGGGTCGCCGTCGACACCCGGCACTGGATCGGCGGCGAGCGCGTCGCCTCCACCGAAACGTTCACCGATGTCTCGCCGATCGACGGCAGCCTTCTGGGGGAGATCTCCCGGGGGACCGCGATGGAGGCTGCGGCCGCGGTGGCCGCGGCGAAGGCCGCCTTCCCCGCCTGGGCCGCCACCCCCCGCGCCGAACGGGCCCGTATCCTGCACGCCGTCGCCGACGGCGTCGAGAAGCGGCTGGAAGAGCTCGCCATCGTCGAGACCTGCGACAACGGCGCCCTGCTCCGCTCCCACCGCCGGGGCGTCATGCCCCGCGTCGCCCACAACTTCCGCTTCTTCGCGGACTGGCTGCTGAAGCTGGAGCACGAGGACTTCGAGACGCGCGGGCACACCAACCACGTCAGCTGGGACCCGGCGGGCCCCTGCGTTCTGATCACCCCCTGGAACGCCCCCCTGATGCTGGCCACGTGGAAGGTCGCCCCGGCTCTCGCGGCCGGCAACACGGTCATCCTCAAGCCCGCCGAGTGGACCCCGCTGACCGCCTCCCTGCTGGCCGACATCGCCGCCGAGGCCGGGTTGCCGGCCGGGGTGCTGAACGTCGTGCAGGGGTACGGCTCGGAGATCGGTGACGCCCTGACCTCGCACCCTGACGTGCGGCGGATCAGCTTCACCGGTTCGGTGCCGACGGCGAAGCGGATCTCGGCCTCGGCTGCCGCGAACCTGACCCCGCTCAGTCTCGAACTCGGCGGCAAGTCCCCCCTGTTGGTGTTCGCCGACGCCGACCTGGACCTCGCAGTCGACCTGGCGGTGGAGCAGTACGACAACGCCGGGCAGGTGTGCCTGGCCGCAACGCGCTTCCTGGTCCAGGAGTCGGTCGCCGAGGAGTTCACCCGCCGCTTCGTCGAGAAGGCCGGGCAGCTCACCCAGGGCGACCCGCGTGACGAGGCCACCGACATCGGGCCGAACATCCACCCGCGCCAGCTGGAGAAGATCGACGGGTTCGTGCAGCGGGCAATCGCGGCCGGGGCCCGCGCGGTCATCGGCGGCCACCGCAAGGACGGCCAGTACTACGCGCCGACCCTCCTCACCGACGTCGCCCAGGACTCGGAGATCGTGCAGGAGGAGGTCTTCGGCCCGGTCCTGACACTGCAGACCTTCGCCACCGAGGACGAGGCCGTCCGCCTCGCCAACGACACCCGCTTCGGGCTGGCCGCCACGCTCGCCACCGGTGACCCGGAGCGCGCCGAACGCGTCACCGCCCAGCTGGTCGCAGGCACGGTCTGGACCAACTGCTTCTTCGTCCGCGACCTGCAGGCGCCCTTCGGTGGCTCCCGCCACTCCGGAGTCGGCCGCGAGGGCGGCACCTGGAGCTTCGACTTCTACTGCGACGTGAAGAACACCGTGACCGCGCCGAACGGGTGGAGGAACCATGGGTGA
- a CDS encoding ferredoxin, whose protein sequence is MRVEVDLKKCQDHGQCVYAAPGLFALDEQGRLSLRNEATELYAAEVDAANADEVHEAAEVCPLQAITVHE, encoded by the coding sequence ATGCGCGTCGAAGTCGACCTCAAGAAGTGCCAGGACCACGGCCAGTGCGTCTACGCCGCCCCCGGCCTCTTCGCCCTCGACGAGCAGGGGCGCCTGTCCCTGCGGAACGAGGCCACCGAACTGTACGCGGCGGAGGTGGACGCGGCGAACGCCGACGAGGTGCACGAGGCTGCGGAAGTCTGCCCACTGCAGGCCATCACGGTCCACGAGTAG
- a CDS encoding TetR/AcrR family transcriptional regulator produces MTESTDAPKSRPSRKRLHYGEGREALLNAAVRVVARGGLRRLTYRAVAEEAGVTHGLVVHHFGSRDALIEETLAHTIRTSLNTSALEPGTGRVADFSAGLSEMVTADPDVQAFQYELLLESRRRPELLPQIRALYDEYFDATQRELTRMLPGGADKALTRLVFAALDGLVLHQLVLGEPEVTDAALEELRSLLRFLDANGDAAGDRTAEDG; encoded by the coding sequence ATGACCGAGTCCACCGACGCCCCCAAGAGCCGGCCCTCACGCAAGCGCCTGCACTACGGCGAGGGCCGCGAAGCCCTGCTGAACGCCGCCGTCCGTGTGGTGGCGCGGGGAGGCCTGCGCAGGCTCACCTACCGGGCCGTCGCGGAGGAGGCCGGGGTCACGCACGGCCTCGTGGTGCACCACTTCGGTTCGCGCGACGCGCTGATCGAGGAGACCCTCGCCCACACCATCCGAACCTCGCTGAACACCAGCGCGCTCGAACCGGGCACCGGCAGGGTCGCGGACTTCTCGGCGGGGCTGTCGGAGATGGTCACGGCGGATCCGGACGTCCAGGCGTTCCAGTACGAGCTGCTGCTCGAATCGCGCCGCCGCCCGGAGCTGCTGCCCCAGATCCGCGCGTTGTACGACGAGTACTTCGACGCCACCCAGCGCGAACTGACCCGCATGCTGCCCGGCGGCGCGGACAAGGCACTGACCCGGCTGGTCTTCGCCGCGCTCGACGGCCTCGTACTGCACCAGCTCGTCCTCGGTGAGCCCGAGGTCACGGATGCCGCACTGGAAGAGCTGCGCTCCTTGCTGCGGTTCCTCGACGCCAACGGTGACGCTGCTGGCGACCGTACCGCCGAGGACGGCTGA
- a CDS encoding fumarylacetoacetate hydrolase family protein, with protein sequence MPEYRRILLDGAAVRVTVDGDELVAGDGRRVKTDEAQHLPPVVPSKVIAVHLNHRSRVDEFRIDLPDTPTYFHKPTSSLNSHKGAVVRPEGCKWLNYEGEVAIVIGKTARNISPAEAGEYIAGYTIANDYGLHDFRDTDAGSMLRVKGSDTLCPLGPGLVTDWDFHGKSLRTYVNGEVVQDGSTDEMKWDMHYLVADIARTITLYPGDVLLSGTPANSRPVQPGDVVEVEVEGLGRLTNHIVTGPTPVRTDVGAQPTESEEVLSTALGGDWEFRGIRPPRR encoded by the coding sequence ATGCCCGAATACCGCCGCATCCTGCTGGACGGCGCCGCCGTCCGGGTCACCGTCGACGGCGACGAACTGGTCGCCGGGGACGGCCGCCGCGTCAAGACCGACGAGGCCCAGCACCTGCCGCCGGTCGTGCCGTCCAAAGTGATCGCCGTCCACCTCAACCACCGCAGCCGCGTCGACGAGTTCCGGATCGACCTGCCCGACACTCCCACGTACTTCCACAAGCCGACCTCCTCCCTCAACTCCCACAAGGGCGCCGTCGTCCGCCCCGAGGGCTGCAAGTGGCTCAACTACGAGGGCGAGGTCGCCATCGTCATCGGCAAGACCGCGCGGAACATCTCCCCGGCCGAGGCGGGGGAGTACATCGCCGGTTACACGATCGCCAACGACTACGGCCTGCACGACTTCCGCGACACCGACGCCGGGTCCATGCTCCGCGTCAAAGGCTCCGACACCCTCTGCCCCCTCGGCCCCGGTCTCGTCACCGACTGGGACTTCCACGGCAAGAGCCTGCGCACCTACGTCAACGGTGAGGTGGTGCAGGACGGTTCGACCGACGAGATGAAGTGGGACATGCACTACCTCGTCGCCGACATCGCCCGCACCATCACCCTCTACCCCGGTGACGTCCTGCTCTCCGGCACCCCCGCCAACTCCCGGCCCGTCCAGCCGGGGGATGTGGTCGAGGTGGAGGTGGAGGGGCTCGGCAGGCTGACGAACCACATCGTGACCGGCCCGACCCCGGTCCGTACCGACGTCGGCGCCCAGCCCACCGAGTCCGAGGAGGTCCTGTCAACCGCGCTCGGCGGCGACTGGGAGTTCCGCGGCATCCGCCCGCCCAGGCGCTGA
- a CDS encoding 3,4-dihydroxyphenylacetate 2,3-dioxygenase codes for MGEIVGAGLLAHVPTIVLPQETRLELNEGKEITLVTGLHQLRKDVFERDDYDTVVVLDSHWATTVEFVVTAQQRRAGLFTSEELPRGMCRMPYDFPGDPELAHNIEKFADKHGTWITAIDDEYLPIYYATINLWKFLGEGLPDKRWVTIGVCQTGDMEDHLRLGRALADGIAATPGRRVLLIASGALSHTFWPLRELRDHESSDPVHIFTPEAREADQERIAWFKEGRHDKVLDTMDAFWKYKPEAKFFHYLMMAGALGEQACVAKGRQYGEYENSIGTGQVHLWFDRPADGWTGAGLPSPRTPHSRI; via the coding sequence ATGGGTGAGATCGTCGGGGCGGGCCTGCTCGCCCACGTCCCCACCATCGTGCTTCCGCAGGAGACCCGGCTGGAGCTCAACGAGGGCAAGGAGATCACCCTCGTCACCGGCCTGCACCAGCTGCGTAAGGACGTCTTCGAGCGCGACGACTACGACACCGTCGTCGTCCTGGACTCCCACTGGGCGACGACGGTCGAGTTCGTCGTCACCGCCCAGCAGCGGCGTGCGGGGCTGTTCACCTCCGAGGAGCTGCCGCGCGGCATGTGCCGGATGCCGTACGACTTCCCGGGCGACCCCGAACTCGCCCACAACATCGAGAAGTTCGCGGACAAGCACGGCACCTGGATCACCGCGATCGACGACGAGTACCTGCCGATCTACTACGCCACCATCAACCTCTGGAAGTTCCTCGGGGAGGGGCTGCCCGACAAGCGATGGGTGACCATCGGGGTGTGCCAGACCGGCGACATGGAGGACCACCTGCGCCTCGGCCGGGCGCTGGCCGACGGCATCGCCGCCACCCCGGGCCGCCGGGTCCTGCTCATCGCCTCCGGTGCGCTGTCACACACCTTCTGGCCGCTGCGCGAGCTGCGCGACCACGAGTCGAGCGACCCGGTGCACATCTTCACGCCCGAGGCACGCGAGGCCGACCAGGAGCGGATCGCCTGGTTCAAGGAGGGCCGCCACGACAAGGTCCTCGACACCATGGACGCCTTCTGGAAGTACAAGCCGGAGGCGAAGTTCTTCCACTACCTGATGATGGCCGGCGCCCTCGGCGAACAGGCGTGCGTCGCCAAGGGCCGCCAGTACGGCGAGTACGAGAACTCCATCGGCACCGGTCAGGTCCACCTCTGGTTCGACCGCCCGGCCGACGGCTGGACCGGCGCCGGCCTGCCCTCCCCGCGCACCCCTCACAGCCGTATCTAG
- a CDS encoding cytochrome P450 → MTIEAPAAELLPFRDPGYRADPAPYYARLRAEAPVYRHPIGVYVVSRYEDVAKLIRNPTLSVRKLDFGVADPLHDTVLGQDAPDHTRLRRITNRWFTPKAVEEWSKVMQASVDAVLDKAVEAGGTLDAVDDLALRSTFETICHIFGVEPTKMLEIQKATYDIGVSLGPGSDEDDWRVTGEAFEWYEQHNRALIDHKRAHPGSGLIDHFLAEQDAGNMTENEVIFSILLFFAVGHLDIKHLIVQGIRHMAEHPEYIGIYRDQPDIRPGFINEVLRIETPEQMVSRLTTQETVIGDTTVPAGEVLVLLIGSANRDPEAFPDPDRFDHNRPAAASQHLAFGSGQHGCAGQVLARAQADVVFTTLVNRFSTIELAGEPTFTHTEFLRSIAHLPIRLR, encoded by the coding sequence ATGACCATCGAGGCTCCCGCAGCCGAGCTGCTTCCGTTCCGCGACCCCGGCTACCGGGCGGACCCCGCTCCGTACTACGCCCGGCTCCGTGCGGAGGCGCCCGTCTACCGGCATCCGATCGGCGTGTACGTGGTGTCCCGTTACGAGGACGTCGCGAAGCTGATCCGCAACCCCACCCTCAGCGTCCGCAAGCTCGATTTCGGCGTGGCCGACCCGCTGCACGACACGGTGCTCGGCCAGGACGCCCCCGACCACACCCGGCTGCGCCGCATCACCAACCGCTGGTTCACGCCCAAGGCGGTCGAGGAGTGGTCCAAGGTGATGCAGGCGTCCGTGGACGCCGTACTCGACAAGGCGGTCGAGGCGGGCGGCACGCTCGACGCGGTGGACGACCTCGCCCTGCGCTCCACCTTCGAAACCATCTGTCACATCTTCGGCGTCGAGCCCACGAAGATGCTGGAGATCCAGAAGGCCACCTACGACATCGGCGTCAGCCTCGGGCCCGGGTCCGACGAAGACGACTGGCGGGTCACCGGCGAGGCCTTCGAATGGTACGAGCAGCACAACCGCGCACTCATCGACCACAAGCGCGCCCACCCCGGCAGCGGACTGATCGACCACTTCCTCGCCGAGCAGGACGCGGGGAACATGACCGAGAACGAGGTCATCTTCTCGATCCTGCTCTTCTTCGCCGTCGGTCACCTGGACATCAAGCACCTCATCGTGCAGGGCATCCGGCACATGGCCGAACACCCCGAGTACATCGGGATCTACCGCGACCAGCCGGACATCCGGCCCGGCTTCATCAACGAGGTGCTGCGCATCGAGACCCCCGAGCAGATGGTCTCCCGCCTCACCACCCAGGAAACGGTCATCGGCGACACGACCGTGCCCGCCGGCGAGGTCCTCGTCCTGCTCATCGGCTCCGCCAACCGCGACCCGGAAGCCTTCCCCGACCCGGACCGCTTCGACCACAACCGTCCGGCCGCCGCGAGCCAGCACCTGGCCTTCGGCTCCGGCCAGCACGGCTGCGCGGGACAGGTGCTCGCCCGCGCACAGGCCGACGTCGTCTTCACCACGCTGGTCAACCGCTTCAGCACGATCGAACTCGCCGGTGAGCCGACCTTCACCCACACCGAGTTCCTGCGCAGCATCGCCCACCTGCCGATCCGGCTGCGCTGA